One genomic region from Nymphaea colorata isolate Beijing-Zhang1983 chromosome 12, ASM883128v2, whole genome shotgun sequence encodes:
- the LOC116265964 gene encoding homeobox-leucine zipper protein ATHB-6-like → MTAMKDPQQMGSNFQKADDSSVSPSVDSMRPVLLQGGLLEEDNGDELGLKKRRLTAEQVNELEKCFEAETKLDPERKTKLAEQLGLQPRQIAIWFQNRRARWKTKQLEREFSVLRANYDDLKFNFESLRQEKEKLAMEVSQLRRKLQEKEDRGRSKDTSDSDASAIETNNSHPPAIAGMSPRQLGPSLKLYTGSELELHLPPETKLLDHHMTRLYGEEPFGNAAEGTLNFFGNEQATFPWAWPDHWTQ, encoded by the exons ATGACAGCCATGAAAGATCCACAACAAATGGGCTCCAATTTCCAAAAAGCCGACGACAGCAGCGTCTCTCCCAGTGTCGACTCGATGAGACCTGTCTTACTCCAGGGTGGCCTGCTGGAGGAAGACAATGGCGACGAGTTGGGGCTGAAGAAGAGGAGGCTGACCGCCGAACAGGTGAATGAGCTCGAGAAGTGCTTCGAGGCCGAGACGAAGCTCGATCCCGAGCGGAAGACGAAGCTCGCCGAGCAGCTGGGCCTCCAGCCCCGCCAGATCGCCATATGGTTCCAGAACAGACGGGCAAGGTGGAAGACGAAGCAGCTGGAGAGGGAGTTCTCTGTTCTTCGAGCCAATTACGATGATCTCAAGTTCAATTTCGAGTCGCTTCGCCAAGAGAAGGAGAAGCTGGCCATGGAG GTGAGTCAACTTCGAAGGAAGTTGCAGGAGAAGGAAGATCGGGGCAGAAGCAAGGACACATCGGACAGCGACGCGAGCGCGATAGAGACCAACAACTCCCATCCACCAGCCATCGCCGGAATGAGCCCCCGGCAATTGGGGCCCTCTCTGAAGCTTTACACCGGATCTGAACTGGAGCTGCACCTCCCGCCGGAGACCAAGCTCCTGGATCATCACATGACGCGGTTGTATGGCGAGGAGCCGTTCGGCAATGCGGCGGAGGGGACATTAAATTTCTTCGGCAACGAGCAGGCCACGTTTCCATGGGCTTGGCCTGATCACTGGACCCAGTAA